gtcaatacacggattggaacatatccgttacaaatgcggataatcttacgttaatatttactattaacaaataaatttggtccaaaaaattaatcaatcgatcgatcatttgaccaaatccgaatccgaagccgagccgagccgagcgagcgacgacgacgacggcgcgagacttgctttcttcttaactatttaagagctacaagaagagcaattatatatatacccaccaaaaatcttttcctcttccaatatgggacaatgtctcattgtcaagagggagaaacttaaaattttactcaaaaattttattttttcctccatttcccattcaccctcattttaagactattacatcttaaaaaataaaacctcaacaatcccccacatgaatggggaatggctatatcacggaagtatgcatgaaaaaactgtgtgatttacaagcaaggattaattgcatctggataagtaggtttccctttgaactttccgtagtaaacttatgtcggatatactcggtcaatcggtagatttgatatctttgaaccgtcgatctttggtgtatacctagacaaccataagtcacacaatcaacccttaaccgtctttggttctcattgttgtgttcgtttcagccatgaacaccgcctggtttcataagtgcgtagagaactggccttacaaagttctccttgaagcggctaacacttcacacttacataggtgattcctaaacgtgtcatcctgtagatacactatttgatataccccgtatcaaatttagaaatcattaaaaagccttaatgctttatccttggtactgaacattgtctcatcacgagaacggactaaaattttatttgacaatgttgaaccgtcattaatgactttgtttgatctccttgaacctagatcttgggatctccagtcttctaggtagagttaccgccacaatgacttgttcttggccatagccccattccccttgatgatttctcaactacctctctagttaggccttttgtaagtggattcgacacattatcacttgactttacatagtcaatcgtgataattcctctagagagtaattgtctaacggttttatgtcttcgtcgtatatgacgagatttaccgttatacataacgctcccagcccttccaattgccgcttgactatcacaatgtatgcatattggtgccaacggtttgggccaaaatggaatgtcttccaagaaattccggagccattcagcttcttcaccggctttatctaaggctatgaattcagcctccattgtagagcgggcaatacatgtttgtttggacgacttccaagataccgctcctccaccaatagtgaatacatatccactcgtggacttagaatcagttgaaccggtgatccaatttgcatcacagtatccctcaatcaccgcagggaatttactgtagtgcaagtcaaagttctgggtatgttctaaatatcccaaaactcgtttcattgccatccaatgagattggcctggattgctcgtatatcgactcagttaacttatagcacaagctatatctggtcgtgtacaattcatgatatacattaagcatcccaacacacgagcataatccaattgtgatatgctttggcctttattctttgctaatgcaaaattcacgtcaattggagtctttgcaactttaaagcccaagtgcttgaatttttcaagtactgtcttaatataatgagattgtgacaatgccagaccttgaggagtcttatggatcttaattcccagaattaaatcagcaactcccaagtctttcatatcaaacttgctattgagcatacgcttagtagcatttatgttggcaatgtcattactcattatcagcatatcatccacatataggcaaacaatgactatgtgatttggaacatttttaatgtacacacatttatcacattcatttatcttaaaaccatttgacaacattgtttggtcaaatttcgcatgccattgtttgggtgcttgttttagtccgtaaagagacttaacaagtctacataccttcttttctttacctgaaaccacaaacccttcaggttgttccatgtaaatttcttcctccaactctccatttaagaaggccgtcttaacatccatttgatgaatttcaagaccatacactgcagctaatgctactaacatccgtatggacgtaattcttgtaactggagagtatgtatcaaagtagtctagaccttctcgttgtctataccctttgactacgagtcttgccttgaatttatcaatagtgccatcatctttgatttttctcttaaaaatccatttagaacccaaaggtttatttccaggaggaagatcaaccaattcccatgtatggttgttcaatatggattctatttcactattgactgcctctttccaaaacaatgattcggaagaagtcataacttctttaaatgtttgaggctcattctccaataagaaagtcacaaaatctggtccaaatgaagtagatgttctttgacgtttactacgtcttggatcctcatgattacatatactttcttttgtttcttcccgaggtcgtttagatccttcaccaaacgactcacattcctttttatacggatatatattttcaaagaactcagcattatctgattctataaccgtattattatgaatgtcgggattttctgatttatgaaccagaaatcgatatgctttactatttgtcgcatatcctatgaaaacacaatcaacggttttcggtcctatctttacccttttgggtttaggaacttgcacttttgccaaacacccccacactttaaaataattcaagttgggcttccttcctttccatttttcatatggaatggattgtgttttgctatggggcactcgatttaatattcgattagccgtaagaatggcttccccccacaagttctgtggcaaaccagaacttatcaacaatgcgttcatcatctcctttaatgtgcaattctttctttccgcaatcccattagattggggcatgtaagggctgttgtttgatgaataattccatattctaaacatatttcttcaaaaggagattcatattcaccacccctatcacttcttatcatttttactttcttgttaagttgcgtttcaacttcatttttgtattgcctgaatgcgtctattgcttcatctttactattcagtaagtaaacatagcaatatcgagtaccatcgtcaataaaagttatgaaatacttctttccaccgcgagatggtattgacttcatgtcacaaatatctgtgtgaattaagtctaaaggatttgaattcctttcaactgacttataaggatgtttaacatacttagattccacacatgtttgacattttgatttttcgcattcaaacttaggcagtacttccaagttaatcatttttcgcaaggttttataattgacatgacccaaacgtacatgccataaatcatttgactcaagtaagtaagaagaagttgaaatattattattgttttccacaaccattacatttagattgaaaagaccatcggtgaggtaaccttttcctacaaatatttcattcttacttatgacaaccttgttgggcacaaaaatgcacttaaaaccgtgcttaacaaaaagtccagtagagactaaattctttcttatttcgggaacatgaaggacattgttcaaagtcatgaccttgccagaagtcattttcagaaatatcttcccatatccttcaacttttgctgttgaagcatttcccatataaactgtctctccagGTCCaacaggagcataagtagcaaaagcttctctaactgcacaaacatggcgagtggctccagaatcaaaccaccacagtttaggatttcccaccaagttacattcagaaagcattgcacacaagttatcaacatcatcatgctttactaccatgtttgcttaaccccttttcttatctttcttcggagcacgacactccgtagatttgtgtccgattttcccacagttgtagcagtttccactgaaccgcttcttgcttgggttgtatttcggaacagaagccttcttcctctttttgttatcttcaacaatatttgctcccattattgttgaattttcacggcctctcctttcagcagctttattgtcctcttcgattctcaaccgaacaatgagatcttcaagggacatttcctttcgtttgtgtttcaaataatttttgaagtccttccacaacggaggcaacttctcaatcattgctgctacttggaatgcttcattgataacaagaccttcagcaagtagatcatgaataatcacttgcaattcctgaacttgggtaataacatacttgatatctaccattttgtagtccaaaaattttgcggcaacgaatttcttcatccccgcatcttcagttttatatttcttttcaagcgcattccacaattcttttgacgtctccacgccactatatacattatacagattatcatccaatccgctaagaatataattcttgcataaaaaatcagaatgcttccacgcttcaatcacgacaaagcgttcattctctggagttttatctggcagatcaggaacatcttccttgatgaacttctgtagacataacgtagttaagtagaagaacatctttgTCGTGATTGTCGTGATTctctgccagcgcttgaaatcaatcttgaaaaatttttcgaatttttctgccggtgccaacgccggtgttcggcttgtcgatgcgttggcagtcaccgtcggaacagcttggttttcgctttcagtcgtctttttttctgtaaaagaatgacacaaacaaacgttttcaaactggagtaaaaatcacgtagattttaatctccaacaaaacgtcacgaaggctttactctccaaaacgggagtacacaaaaccacaaaggttttagtttgcagaataataagaataacacaaatacagaaataaatattaaattccttaagattgttagtcccgccaatattgctgtatttgtaaataataattctgagaaatataagttatcgtaatgaaatagtaattaattcgagcccactgaattcacagtgtttccttaaggaatttaatcccctcctagtacccaaggttatggattatttcctcccaggatagaacgaatcacacactggtgtagcggtacttcaaaccccagtgtttcagcgaacacaaagttcggtagcaaatcacacttacagttgctttgtttgaagttaaaacaatgcagaacaaaggagtagaaactcagaaaatcgtatggaaatgctgagaggaaggagtgcaatgtatagccaaagttgagcgttttcagtttggtgtttgtgtgtctttcttcaacagctgctgcacatatttatagcagtcagctttgaagatgaacgaccctccaccctccattgtggagcatgcactagcttgtttgtggagcaagcacttggccatggtgggaagagcattaggcggctgctattgcaggtggtggtcaatacacggattggaacatatccgttacaaatgcggataatcttacgttaatatttactattaacaaataaatttggtccaaaaaattaatcaattaatcaatcatttgaccgaagccgaagccgagccgagcgagcgacgacggcggcgcgagacttgctttcttcttaactatttaagagctacaagaagagcaattatatatatacccaccaaaaatcttttcctcttccgatatgggacaatatcTCATTGTCgagagggaaaaacttaaaattttacataaaaattttatttttcactcCATTTCCCAATTcatcctcattttaagactatttcatcttaaataaaaaACCTCAACAAAACATAGAAAAGTAAGGGCGAAAACCGTGAAAATAAAACCAAATTAAACGCTAGTCATCTCAAAATTAACATTGGCCAGGTATAAGAAAATCAGTTGTAAAATTGACAACCAACTTACAACTCGACTTTGCGAGAGGCAGATATGGCCTAGGATTTAGCCGAGGGAATCGATGGAGTGAATATTAGTGGCGCCTAAATTCTGACAAGCAAGTAGATTTGGGAGAAAATATAAGAAGAAGATGACTAATGGAAAAAGATAACAATTTGGTAAAGAGGTGTTCAGATGCCAAACCTGTTGTTTTAAGAGAAGAACAAAGACTGAGGAAAATTGGCATGGAGTCTGATTTTAAAAGATAGGGGAAGCAATCGGTGCAACCGATAGATAATTTCTTTTTTCAAACTAATCCATAGCGAAGGGGTAATTTACTAATTTGCGAAAGCGTAacgttttattaaaaaataaagttAAGGGTAATTTCGTAATTTGACTTTTCATATACTAGCCTCTATGCtcgtgctcaaatattacaaagaCCTACAATAAGTAATTGTTAAAGTTAGATAATGAGTTACTTAAAATATAAGTTATATATATGTAATGCAAACCAAATCATAATAATGTTGTGATAATCAAATGATAAATTGAAACTAAATAGTTTAAAATTACAAAATGATACGAATAAATTTATAAGTCGGTTAAAGAATGCAATAATATTTAATATTAGTTTTTATTCAAGTTGTTTATCGTGACAAGTATAGTAAGTTTATTCAAATTCATAATTATTTTCAACTTTACTAGTTGTAGTTATTTTAAAAGTTCTAGGTATTGGTAGAGTAGGAATTTGTTATCAGTCATATGTGGAGTTTTaatcttgaaagaattttattcttGGGTAATATATTTGGAATATTACAATTATATCTATCTTTAACTCAATATATTAAGGGTATAAAAGCCTATCAAAGTTTCGAAGATATTTTAATCATCTAACATTTAACataaattattcgtgcttttataataatatagatagatagatatagatataaatatagataaaGTTTAAATAGAACTCAAAGTATATAGAACTTTAGGCTTTTTTCTACTGCTCCTTGGTCGTTCTGAAACCAAATGTGACAGCATATTTACATGGTATTTTTGAGTAGGTTATAAAGTGGTTTATGGTGTTTTACAATAGTGAGTTGTTGTGGCTGTTGTGGCCAAACGCACACGTAAGTATACGCGGTGTATGTAACTTCACCAATGTTGGCACCTCTTTCTTTCTTCAGTTCAACAGTTTTGAGATGTATGGACGGACATACACTTCAAGAAACAGTGAGTTTTCCACAATCGTAGTTAGCCATTCTGAGTGTAACTGCTATAGTGACTCCAGCCAAAAAACGTTCTCTTAAGAAACTGATTACTTTGCTACCACTCTCTTGTATAAAACCAGATAAATAAGCAGCACTGATGAATGTAAAACTTCTCCATCTCCTCTCTTTAGCATACTTCTCAAGTCCTTTTTTGATCTTATTAAATTCGTCCTCATCTTCTTGTCCAACTCCTCGATCCTTTATCGGTTTCACCAAAGCTTCCCCGAGGCATTTTGCAATAACAACACTGTCTTCTAAGGCAGAACATCCACCTTGACCAAGGTCTGGAGTCATGGGATGAAGTGCATCACCTACTACGCAAACATTATTCTTCAAAATATTCCCCGTCAAAACATTCCAAGGCAATCTCAATTTCAGCTGAGCACAAGATATAGAGTCTAGCGTTGTTCTCTCTACAACGGCGGAGAGTTCTTTAGACATATTACTGGCCTTGTTCAACACAAATTGCTTCAGTTTAATTGGATCTTGTTCTGCATTTCCATCAACTGCAGTCCAATTAAAAGGAACAATTAAACATGTTCAGATTGATATACTGTAATGAGAACCACAAGCTGTTAAAGCCACTAAATTGGAATAATCTGTTTGCAAAATAACAGTATGTATGAGCATTGCTTACAATGGACAACAGATGGTGTGAATGTGCAAAACCAATACAAACTCTTCTCATCACTAGGAAGAAAGccaaaccgagctccacctcCAAAAAATGCATGGAACTTAGGCTGATAACCATGTTTGTCGGGATATTCAACAAAGCCTCTAATTGCAGACCGCCCAGAATTGACAGGCTTCTGAAGCCCAAGCCAGTTTGCCACCACAGAATTTACTCCATCACACCCAATTAAGGCCTTAATTGAAACTTATCATAGTTAGTCATATCAGACTTAGGGAAGGAATTATATATTTGAAGCTTCAATAAGTAATAGGGATTCCAAGGTTGAAGAAAAAGCAATCTTGGACCATAAGCGAAAGATTCCACAGAAAGATTTACCTTAGTTCTAATAATGGAACCATCTGCAAGATGTACCACTTTCATTGGTCCAGATTCTTCAATGGAAACAACCTTGGAAGAATATCTAATAACGCCTTGAGGCACTTCATTCTCTAATTTCTCCAACAGGTCTTTCCTTCTCACGCAACGACTTTCATAATCTATACTGAAACATGATACAAGTCTCCTTAGATGACTTTCTACTGACTTCAAGAACAGAAATTTGGCTGAGGAATCAGTCCATCCATTAGTTGAAAAAAGGCACACTCAACTCAACAAATTGATCTAAGAAACACGTTACCAACCAAGAGAAACAAAGATCAAGATGAACTTTCTTTATCGTTATCATAGGGATTAGGACAATGAACCAAATCACTTCACCAAAGAACAATCAGACAATTGGTAAGCAGCATTCCCTGAATACGCGATGCGTCTTATTCATACTTAAGACCTTTGTGACAGATGTGATTGTTCTGTCCAAAGATGTCGTGAGATCGTCAAGGCTTATATGATAGTATGTGGAGATTAAATACATTAGTTTTTCTTGTTATACTTACATTAGTTCGGTGTTTGTGAGTAAATTTTTTATCATAGTTAGAGATTTGTATGTCTATGTGATTTGATACTATTTTAGAGGATTTCTAATTTGTCCTAAAACCTAGATTATCTAGTGTTAGAACAAAATGAACCTAAATAGAGGTGATGCATAAAAGGATTAATATAACCGACCCCATCTAATATGAGATTGATGGATAGTTGATTAATTGATTGAACAACTATACAAATAATTCTTTCAGTTAAGCATAGAATATTTACCGGTTATTGTCCACAAATGATACCTCCTTAATAGGTGCTCCTGAATCCGCAGAGAAACTTTTAACCCTGCAGCAATGGTTGATACTTGATGAAGAGTAAAACACAAGAAATCTCTAGCAATTTGGACAATCAAAGAATAGCATATTTAGTTGTGTGAATACAGCTTACGAGGGACTGATCGAGGATGGGCTTTTACTAATTAAGGAGATACCTGGATCTAAACGAATGCATTTTGCTATAGGATAAGATATTGTTAGAGTGTTTATGTGATTGTACAACAGCGATGACAACGGAAACAACAAGGAAAATGACAGtgacaacaaacaacaacaataataatgagGACTGGAAGAGCGACTAACAAGATCAGCAAATAAACCCCTTGCCGTTTTTGGTTTAGAAATGTTCTAataccaaaccaaccaaatcaatGTCTCTGGGGTGTTTAAGCCCAAAACAATGGGGTTTGGGTTTTGCAACATCAGCCCTGATTATGCGTTTGGTTTCTGATatccacaacaacaaaaaaaaaaaatccagtgTAGTCTGGGAGGGTAATGTGCACACAGACTttatccctaccttgtgaaggtagagaagttgtttccgatagacccttagCTCAAGGAATGGTGTATGATATCTATGTTTAAGTTTCCACATTCAATATATATGGATATAGAGACAATTTCTTTTGCTTTTCAGCTATCCGGAAATAAATTTATTACTGTACTAAATAAAGGTgtttagttgatttcctgctAATTTTAACCATATGAAATCGCTATAAAGTTAGGATTTCAGTTATATTTTTCCAAAAGGTTTTGACTGAAATCTAAAAGACAACACTTTCGCAAACCAGTTCTTCTATGACTAACCCCAATCAGGTATAATTGTTTTCTTCTGAGACCAACCtaaattaatttttcaaaaaacCAATTTAGAAACCGATCCTTATGGGCCTAATGCTATCGGATTATGGTGAATTCAATCAGATATCTCATAAGATTTAAATATAAAGGGAAACTCTTACCCAGTAATGGATAAGGAAATTTGTCTAAGAGAGTCTCCAATGCCAAGTGCATCCAAAGCTTTCCAGGCGTTAGTCCACAATAACAGTGCAAATCCAGTAGCTCGCAACGAATCTGATGATTCCAAGACAATACTCCGCAGCCCCACCCTACATAAAAAAGCATTTACGCAATTCATCAAACACCTCGGTATAGacacaagaaaaatatttttgttgtaCCAAAGGGTTTTGATGGAATCCCATATCCGAGATGGATGGGTTACTTGGACTCTTTATATGGCTTGGGTACTCCTCCTCCTTTCATCTAACTTTTGGGTTTGAGTTAGGCCCAACATCCATTCTTATCCGCCACTATATAGACACAACACTAACTAAAGAGCTCTCAACTCAACAAACATATGCAGTGACATTTTGCTACTGGTGGATCAAGCTTTTGAAGGTAGTGAATACACCTCTCAATATATACACAGAGTTTTAAATTTGTCTAAGCCCCTTTTACATATGGCAATGAGTTAATGTGCACTCGTAGCTTATATGCTAGATCTGTGGTCGTCAAACAAGTCCCAAAACTCAACATACTTATGCAGTAATATATATTGGTAAGTTTTGGTAGAGTATATTCTTACCTGTGAAGTGCCAAACAAGTAGCAAGACCAGCTATGCCAGCACCCACAATTACAATGTTCTCTTCTGTCTCCATTTTTTTCTCTGAACCTCTTCTTCCACTCTATGCTTTTGAGTTAGTCTCCTTCATTAAAGGAAAGGGAAATCTGATAATAATATATTTAAGGCTATGAGCTTTAGGCAATGATTAAAATGGTCCAAAGGAAGATGAATGACATAGGCACATACTTCAGCAATTGGACCCCCTAGTGAATCTTGATGTCAGCCGCCATTGACAAGTGTCATGATGTAATAATATTATAATTCCGACACCACGAATAATCTCCTGAGGTTCTTGGAACCTAAGTAACCAGCCATGTTCTCCCACGTTAAAAGAGTTTTCTAAAATTAATAATCATATATTTTGGTTACAAAAGACAAAAGAAATATAGGTTACTTTCTCAATAGATAGATGGGTTACTTTTTGTCGTTTTAAATAAACTAAGAGctcgtttggacataaaatttggtGGAAatgaaaaaaatttattttattcgaaATCAGCATTTATTCATAAAATTTcccacttgaagatgcattttgaaaacttttgaaaatttaaaaaactgcaAAAAACTGTTttccaaaattttcactcaaatcactcacaaaacttcaaaaacaaatcaaactgaaatttatgtccaaacacaactctaaatttcaaatatcattctCAAGTGAAAAAgtttttcaccattttttcaaattttacagattcttatatccaaacgcctactaaagCTAAACTAAACTTTCTTCTACATTGACCCACAACCTTTTGAAAATTTGTATCAGTTTGACTCTTCTTTATAGGTTACTTTTTCTCTCATTATCATGTTAAAACTTTTTCTATAGCTCCCTTTTATCTTATGCCACTTATTAAATTTTACAATTACATTGTAATTCTTGTTACTGTGTTTACATTagttttgcaaaaaaaaaaaactattgatATCATGCAGGTTGTTTAGGAATAATTTTATAATGTTATATGATGTAACTGAAATTAACAACGCGAACTGCTGATAGATAATTCTGCAAAGTAAAAGGTTGTCTGTTATGATTTTTGTTTTGAGAAatatcccaaaaaaaaaaaaaaaaaacagtattCTAATAACTTTTTACATTGATGGGACATATTTGTTAAACACCTGACTTATCTCAATTGCCATGCAGCAAAAATTGAGAAGATAATAAAAACTGATGGCTGTAAGAAGCAGATACAGTAAACAGGGTATTATTGGCAGTACATGGGAATGAAGTCAACACTGAATACCTGAAAAACTTATAAAAGAATGTGCTGCTCGCTACTGAAATTACACTTGATCAAGCACCTAACCCTACTAGAAAAAACATGAAAGATCTTAAGGAAAACAAAAATGCTCACCACAAGGTGGGTGGTAACTGGTAACAAGTTCTAATACTAGTCTACACTGATTACATTGTCAAAATAACCTAAAGTTAATACGAACAAATGAAAGAAATACGTTGA
The DNA window shown above is from Nicotiana tomentosiformis chromosome 8, ASM39032v3, whole genome shotgun sequence and carries:
- the LOC104118646 gene encoding monooxygenase 2-like isoform X3, whose amino-acid sequence is MHLALETLLDKFPYPLLGLKVSLRIQEHLLRRYHLWTITDYESRCVRRKDLLEKLENEVPQGVIRYSSKVVSIEESGPMKVVHLADGSIIRTKALIGCDGVNSVVANWLGLQKPVNSGRSAIRGFVEYPDKHGYQPKFHAFFGGGARFGFLPSDEKSLYWFCTFTPSVVHFDGNAEQDPIKLKQFVLNKASNMSKELSAVVERTTLDSISCAQLKLRLPWNVLTGNILKNNVCVVGDALHPMTPDLGQGGCSALEDSVVIAKCLGEALVKPIKDRGVGQEDEDEFNKIKKGLEKYAKERRWRSFTFISAAYLSGFIQESGSKVISFLRERFLAGVTIAVTLRMANYDCGKLTVS
- the LOC104118646 gene encoding monooxygenase 2-like isoform X1 → METEENIVIVGAGIAGLATCLALHRVGLRSIVLESSDSLRATGFALLLWTNAWKALDALGIGDSLRQISLSITGVKSFSADSGAPIKEVSFVDNNRIDYESRCVRRKDLLEKLENEVPQGVIRYSSKVVSIEESGPMKVVHLADGSIIRTKALIGCDGVNSVVANWLGLQKPVNSGRSAIRGFVEYPDKHGYQPKFHAFFGGGARFGFLPSDEKSLYWFCTFTPSVVHFDGNAEQDPIKLKQFVLNKASNMSKELSAVVERTTLDSISCAQLKLRLPWNVLTGNILKNNVCVVGDALHPMTPDLGQGGCSALEDSVVIAKCLGEALVKPIKDRGVGQEDEDEFNKIKKGLEKYAKERRWRSFTFISAAYLSGFIQESGSKVISFLRERFLAGVTIAVTLRMANYDCGKLTVS
- the LOC104118646 gene encoding monooxygenase 2-like isoform X2, translated to METEENIVIVGAGIAGLATCLALHRVGLRSIVLESSDSLRATGFALLLWTNAWKALDALGIGDSLRQISLSITGVKSFSADSGAPIKEVSFVDNNRIDYESRCVRRKDLLEKLENEVPQGVIRYSSKVVSIEESGPMKVVHLADGSIIRTKALIGCDGVNSVVANWLGLQKPVNSGRSAIRGFVEYPDKHGYQPKFHAFFGVDGNAEQDPIKLKQFVLNKASNMSKELSAVVERTTLDSISCAQLKLRLPWNVLTGNILKNNVCVVGDALHPMTPDLGQGGCSALEDSVVIAKCLGEALVKPIKDRGVGQEDEDEFNKIKKGLEKYAKERRWRSFTFISAAYLSGFIQESGSKVISFLRERFLAGVTIAVTLRMANYDCGKLTVS